The following proteins are encoded in a genomic region of Musa acuminata AAA Group cultivar baxijiao chromosome BXJ2-11, Cavendish_Baxijiao_AAA, whole genome shotgun sequence:
- the LOC135627526 gene encoding receptor-like protein EIX1, giving the protein MAFTLSFSSSLFCLLGILLHGAAVTGGCFSVEREALLNFKVQLSKPTYGLDQHKAGVRDTRNRLSSCTGHHCCTWKGVACDTTTGHFVMLDLRNTNTYDRALVGERMMNSSLLALSHLKHLDLSFNDFSGIRMPEFIGSFKKLRYLNLSFTYFMGGIPDRLGNLSSLYVLDLSDALDFASHVDNLDWLSHLTSLKHLDIGGLNLTDVPDWFSSVNMLPSLQVLSMSSVGLDTIPASVVHVNFTSSLTVLHLSYNNFDSTLPKWLWIISGLTHLDLHESVFYGVIPDAIGDLGSLTFLDLGVNQLEGTVPRSMADLRRPKELHMMGNQLTGNLSGWLEQMTNLIILDLRSNLFNGSMPSSVGKFSNLTELNLAGNSIGGVLSEVHFENLTRLQVLDLSGNPITISIGQSWVPPFQLRLVYLTNCQLGPQFPEWLQFQTKMEELYLADCKIAGTMPAWFWNISSSTIIFLDLSNNQIGGKLPSSLKFTKAIADMAPCSLGGTLRQPA; this is encoded by the exons ATGGCTTTCACCCTATCCTTCTCATCATCATTATTCTGCCTTTTGGGCATCCTCCTCCACGGGGCAGCGGTGACAGGCGGGTGTTTTAGCGTGGAGAGGGAGGCGCTGCTGAACTTCAaa gtccaattgtccaagcccacgtatGGGCTGGACCAACACAAAGCTGGTGTCAGAGACACTCGCAACCGGCTATCTTCTTGCACAGGCCACCACTGTTGCACATGGAAGGGAGTGGCCTGCGACACCACCACTGGCCACTTCGTCATGCTGGACCTCCGGAACACAAATACGTATGATCGGGCATTAGTCGGTGAGAGGATGATGAACTCGTCATTGCTTGCTTTATCTCATCTGAAGCACTTGGATCTTAGCTTCAATGATTTCAGCGGGATCCGCATGCCGGAATTCATCGGCTCCTTCAAGAAACTGAGATACCTCAATCTATCTTTTACATATTTCATGGGAGGAATACCTGATCGGCTGGGGAACCTTTCGAGCCTCTACGTTCTTGATCTAAGCGATGCTTTAGATTTTGCATCCCATGTTGACAACCTTGATTGGCTCTCCCATCTTACGTCCTTGAAGCACTTGGACATCGGCGGGTTGAACCTAACCGATGTCCCAGATTGGTTCTCATCGGTGAACATGCTGCCTTCCCTCCAAGTCCTAAGTATGTCTTCCGTTGGTCTCGATACCATCCCAGCTTCTGTTGTTCACGTCAACTTCACCTCCTCTCTTACTGTCCTTCATCTCTCCTATAATAATTTCGACTCCACCTTACCCAAATGGTTGTGGATTATTAGTGGTCTTACCCATCTTGATCTTCATGAATCTGTGTTCTATGGGGTTATTCCTGATGCAATTGGAGACTTGGGCTCTCTTACTTTTCTTGATCTAGGAGTCAATCAACTCGAGGGTACCGTACCGAGATCCATGGCTGATCTCCGTAGACCGAAAGAATTACATATGATGGGCAACCAATTGACAGGAAATTTGAGCGGTTGGCTGGAGCAAATGACGAATCTCATCATTTTGGATCTCCGATCTAATTTATTCAACGGTTCCATGCCTTCCTCCGTTGGTAAGTTCTCTAATCTCACCGAATTGAATCTCGCTGGAAATTCTATTGGAGGTGTCCTTTCAGAAGTTCATTTTGAGAATCTTACGAGATTGCAAGTGTTGGACTTGTCTGGCAACCCCATCACCATATCAATTGGCCAGAGTTGGGTTCCCCCTTTCCAACTCAGATTAGTATATTTAACCAATTGTCAGTTGGGACCTCAATTTCCAGAGTGGTTGCAGTTCCAAACAAAGATGGAAGAATTATATTTGGCAGACTGTAAAATTGCAGGGACAATGCCCGCTTGGTTttggaatatttcatcttctaccatCATATTTTTAGACCTTTCCAACAACCAAATAGGAGGGAAGCTGCCATCTTCTTTAAAGTTCACCAA GGCAATTGCCGATATGGCCCCATGTTCACTCGGTGGCACTCTCAGACAACCTGCTTGA